The following coding sequences lie in one Oncorhynchus nerka isolate Pitt River linkage group LG14, Oner_Uvic_2.0, whole genome shotgun sequence genomic window:
- the LOC115126575 gene encoding adrenocorticotropic hormone receptor-like, with protein sequence MNDVSALPSNHTDCQVVKVPHLVFLVLGMVSLSENLLVVVAVVRNKNLHSPMYMFICSLATFNTISSLSKTWETLMMEFSDVGQLDSRGDSVRRVDDVIDALLCMSFIGCICSFLAIAVDRYVTIFHALRYHNIMTTRRAAAALAGIWALCGVSGAVMVAFCDATVIKIFFIVLFLVSLLLILFLYVHMFLLARSHARKIAALPGSAMPHRSLRGALTLTMLFGVFVVCWAPFFLHLLLLMVCVENPYCECYRSLFQLNLVLLMSHAVVDPAIYAFRSAELRNTFRKMLLCSDSPLCYKVKALFH encoded by the coding sequence ATGAATGatgtctctgctctcccctccaaCCACACAGACTGTCAGGTGGTGAAGGTCCCCCACCTGGTGTTCTTAGTGTTGGGTATGGTGTCTCTCAGTGAGAACCTGTTGGTGGTGGTGGCCGTGGTGCGCAACAAGAACCTCCACTCCCCAATGTACATGTTTATCTGTAGCCTGGCCACGTTCAacaccatctcctccctctccaagaCCTGGGAAACCCTGATGATGGAGTTCAGCGATGTCGGACAACTGGACTCCCGGGGGGACTCCGTCCGGAGGGTCGATGACGTCATAGACGCGCTGCTCTGCATGTCTTTTATCGGCTGCATCTGTAGCTTCCTGGCCATCGCTGTGGACCGCTACGTCACCATCTTCCACGCACTGCGCTACCACAACATCATGACCACGAGGCGAGCCGCCGCCGCCCTGGCAGGGATCTGGGCGCTATGCGGCGTCTCCGGGGCGGTCATGGTGGCGTTCTGCGACGCCACGGTCATCAAGATCTTTTTCATCGTGCTCTTCCTCGTCTCGctgctcctcatcctcttcctctacgTCCACATGTTCCTGCTGGCTCGGTCCCACGCCAGGAAGATTGCAGCGCTGCCCGGGAGTGCCATGCCGCACCGCAGCCTCCGGGGGGCGCTCACGCTCACCATGCTATTCGGGGTGTTTGTGGTGTGCTGGGCGCctttcttcctccacctcctcctcctcatggtGTGTGTAGAGAACCCCTACTGTGAGTGCTACCGCTCTCTGTTCCAGCTGAATTTGGTTCTGCTGATGAGTCACGCCGTGGTCGACCCGGCCATCTACGCCTTCCGCAGCGCAGAGCTACGAAACACCTTCAGGAAGATGCTGCTCTGCTCCGACTCACCACTCTGCTACAAGGTCAAAGCTCTGTTCCACTGA